In Candidatus Cloacimonadota bacterium, one genomic interval encodes:
- the mazG gene encoding nucleoside triphosphate pyrophosphohydrolase: MKEFDKLLKIMNKLRNPECGCPWDLKQTPESLRPHMIEEVYEISDAISQKNFAALKEELGDLLLHIVFQAKIAEEKSQFNMKDVLKKINEKMIVRHPHIFGNEQVKNADEVEHNWEKIKKKEKKHRKSILDGLPKSLPSLIKAKRIQSKAATVSFDWDNIEDIFKKFKEELAEFELEYKSKNQEKMSEEMGDILFVLVNIARKLNIDPEFALENTIKKFIKRFNYIEKNLKEKIFTSNLETMEYYWQKSKEISDEKK, translated from the coding sequence ATGAAAGAATTTGATAAATTACTTAAGATAATGAATAAGCTTCGTAATCCTGAATGCGGCTGTCCCTGGGATTTGAAACAAACGCCTGAATCTCTCAGACCACATATGATTGAAGAGGTATATGAAATTTCTGATGCGATCTCCCAGAAGAATTTTGCGGCTCTGAAGGAAGAACTTGGGGATTTACTTCTTCATATTGTATTTCAAGCTAAAATAGCTGAAGAAAAAAGTCAATTCAATATGAAAGATGTGCTAAAAAAAATCAATGAGAAAATGATTGTAAGGCATCCTCATATTTTTGGGAATGAACAGGTTAAAAATGCTGATGAGGTTGAACATAATTGGGAAAAGATAAAAAAGAAAGAAAAGAAACATAGAAAATCTATCTTAGATGGATTGCCAAAATCCTTGCCATCACTAATTAAGGCTAAAAGAATTCAAAGCAAAGCTGCAACTGTTTCTTTTGACTGGGATAATATTGAGGATATTTTCAAGAAGTTTAAAGAAGAACTTGCAGAATTTGAACTTGAATACAAATCTAAAAATCAGGAAAAGATGTCAGAAGAGATGGGGGATATTTTATTTGTTCTGGTAAACATTGCGCGAAAACTAAATATTGACCCAGAATTTGCTTTAGAAAACACAATCAAAAAATTTATTAAACGTTTTAATTATATTGAGAAAAACCTTAAAGAAAAAATCTTTACAAGTAACTTAGAAACGATGGAATATTACTGGCAAAAATCAAAGGAAATTTCTGATGAAAAAAAGTAG
- a CDS encoding prepilin peptidase: protein MFIFKIAIIIVLGSFIGWFIGILVYRLPRRISVFSSSTCDYCNSKLRFVNKIPILGYILSSGKCSNCLRKIPYYYILIEILTPCLFIGLYLEFGFSLLFFQYSLLTFLCITIFFTDLFHRIIPDVLTLPFLISGLLFSFWNNLGLIESIKGFISGSAIFIIIAILYKMITKKEGLGGGDIKLVAMVGSFLGFKLTFFTIFLSSFLGMIIIYISKHYSKMPVPFGSFIVVATYISILFGNQIIELYLNLWGVS from the coding sequence ATGTTTATTTTCAAAATTGCGATAATTATTGTTTTAGGTTCATTTATCGGATGGTTTATTGGAATATTAGTTTATAGGCTTCCTCGTAGAATATCCGTATTTTCATCATCTACTTGTGATTATTGTAACTCAAAATTAAGATTTGTAAACAAAATCCCAATTTTAGGATACATTTTATCTTCAGGAAAATGTTCAAATTGTTTGCGAAAGATTCCATACTATTATATTCTTATTGAGATTTTAACCCCATGTTTATTTATTGGTCTTTATCTAGAATTTGGATTCTCCCTTCTCTTCTTCCAATATTCTTTATTGACTTTTTTATGTATTACGATATTTTTTACTGACCTATTTCATAGAATAATTCCAGATGTTTTAACTCTTCCTTTTTTGATTTCTGGACTTCTTTTTTCATTCTGGAACAACCTTGGTTTAATTGAGTCTATAAAAGGATTTATTTCAGGAAGTGCAATATTTATTATTATTGCAATCCTTTACAAAATGATAACGAAAAAAGAAGGATTGGGCGGAGGAGATATAAAATTAGTTGCAATGGTAGGAAGTTTTCTTGGGTTTAAACTTACTTTTTTTACGATTTTCTTGAGTTCATTTTTGGGTATGATAATTATTTATATTTCAAAGCACTACAGTAAAATGCCTGTCCCTTTTGGCTCCTTTATTGTTGTCGCTACATATATTAGTATCCTTTTCGGAAATCAAATTATTGAATTGTATTTAAATTTGTGGGGAGTTTCATGA
- a CDS encoding HAMP domain-containing sensor histidine kinase, which translates to MKKSRTNSLFIRYYFIIGSIVIILFFVFYTNSLLHKVRKELEVFPKIYARFAEVSTKEDIESDLLEIILAEVVQKVNYPIIVTDDKNVPKCWKNIALPSKDIDSLSRAEQEHIKQIIQKMKKSESHILLQEPNTGEIISKIFYSESSTIKRLKFLPYLEFITLILFIAIGTFGIILMKKREREHLWVALAKETAHQFGTPITSLMGWIELLKSKIYTSDTNEELPKVLNQMKLDVQHLQDIASRFGKVGSSIQLKKSDLDKTINETIEYFTPRMPKGNHKINLNYIKKTEDNLFYFDPDLLKWALENLIKNSIDAMKDKSGNIFIITCQKGKKVYIQIKDEGIGIPKNIQKSVFDTGVTTKNRGWGLGLSLAKRVIEEFHKGKIYILQSEVNVGTTFEIMLSEYKEWI; encoded by the coding sequence ATGAAAAAAAGTAGAACTAATTCTCTTTTTATAAGATATTATTTTATTATTGGAAGTATTGTAATTATCCTATTTTTTGTTTTCTATACAAATTCTTTACTTCATAAAGTTAGAAAGGAATTAGAAGTTTTTCCAAAAATATATGCCAGATTTGCAGAAGTTTCTACTAAAGAAGATATTGAAAGTGATTTGCTTGAGATAATTCTAGCAGAAGTTGTTCAAAAAGTCAACTATCCAATAATTGTTACTGATGATAAAAATGTTCCCAAATGCTGGAAGAATATTGCTTTGCCTTCCAAAGATATAGATTCCCTTTCCAGAGCCGAGCAGGAACATATTAAGCAAATTATCCAGAAGATGAAAAAGAGTGAATCACATATCTTATTACAAGAACCAAATACAGGTGAAATAATCTCTAAAATTTTCTACAGTGAGTCTTCAACTATAAAAAGACTAAAATTCTTACCATATCTTGAATTTATTACCCTTATATTATTTATTGCAATTGGTACATTTGGCATAATCCTGATGAAAAAGAGAGAGCGAGAACATCTCTGGGTTGCATTAGCAAAGGAAACCGCACATCAGTTTGGCACACCTATTACTTCACTTATGGGCTGGATAGAATTGTTGAAATCAAAGATTTATACGAGTGACACAAATGAAGAACTCCCTAAAGTGCTCAATCAGATGAAATTGGATGTTCAACATCTTCAAGATATTGCTTCACGATTTGGAAAAGTGGGTTCATCTATTCAATTAAAAAAATCAGACCTTGATAAAACTATCAATGAAACAATTGAATATTTTACACCAAGAATGCCAAAAGGAAATCATAAAATAAACTTGAATTACATAAAAAAGACTGAAGATAATCTCTTTTACTTTGACCCGGATTTATTAAAATGGGCTCTTGAAAATCTAATCAAAAATTCTATTGATGCTATGAAAGATAAGTCTGGAAATATTTTTATAATTACCTGTCAAAAAGGTAAAAAGGTCTATATTCAGATTAAAGATGAGGGCATCGGAATCCCCAAAAATATTCAAAAATCCGTATTTGATACGGGGGTTACTACGAAAAATCGTGGATGGGGATTAGGATTAAGTTTGGCTAAAAGAGTTATAGAAGAGTTTCATAAAGGAAAAATTTATATTCTGCAAAGCGAAGTAAATGTTGGCACTACTTTTGAAATAATGCTTTCAGAATATAAAGAATGGATATAG